One region of Eupeodes corollae chromosome 1, idEupCoro1.1, whole genome shotgun sequence genomic DNA includes:
- the LOC129942356 gene encoding uncharacterized protein LOC129942356, which produces MSFMQSKNCREAEGELSLSGGDYLLVWSGGEPQGGYLDAELLDGRRGLVPAAFVQRLVGDDLLEFHQAVLSTLRDAEDGSLQCDTTSMPSLPPNNPLLTHTQEDLARLSESQTEIENESDIDDTGKQTYSIIYCFALSKSTNFDYVVLN; this is translated from the exons atgtcTTTTATGCAATCGAAAAATTGCAGAGAGGCTGAAGGCGAGCTGTCTCTTAGTGGAGGAGACTATTTACTAGTTTGGTCAGGTGGTGAACCTCAAGGGGGTTATTTAGATGCCGAACTTCTTGATGGAAGAAGAGGCTTGGTTCCAGCTGCGTTTGTTCAACGTTTAGTAG gtgATGACTTGCTAGAGTTTCACCAAGCTGTTTTGTCAACTTTACGAGATGCTGAAGATGGGTCATTGCAATGTGATACAACGTCAATGCCTTCATTGCCACCAAATAATCCATTATTAACTCACACACAAGAAGATTTGGCTCGACTAAGCGAATCTCAAACAGAAATTGAAAACGAAAGCGATATCGATGACACTGGTAAGCAAACTTATagtataatttattgttttgccTTATCAAAATCGACAAACTTCGATTATGTTGTACTGaattga